The Cylindrospermopsis curvispora GIHE-G1 genome contains a region encoding:
- a CDS encoding N-acetylmannosamine-6-phosphate 2-epimerase: MNNLLSKLPELSGLIVSCQAPVTSPLHNPTIITAMAQASANNGAKAVRIDTPNHIKAVKEKVPVPIIGLWKQIIADSDVYITPQFHHALAVAEAGADIIAIDATQRKRPGGEKLVDIVRGIHQQIGKPVMADVDTFKSAKLAIDSGADIVGTTLFGYTEETKNLIPPGWELLKQIVENLKVEHPEILVICEGGISSPEEAKKALDLGADAVVVGTAITGIDLLVKAYIKRI; the protein is encoded by the coding sequence ATGAACAACTTACTATCAAAACTACCGGAACTATCAGGACTTATTGTGTCTTGTCAAGCTCCTGTTACCTCACCGCTCCATAATCCTACTATTATAACAGCTATGGCACAAGCATCCGCAAACAATGGTGCTAAAGCTGTGAGAATTGATACTCCTAATCACATCAAAGCTGTGAAAGAAAAAGTTCCAGTGCCAATTATTGGTTTATGGAAGCAAATTATAGCAGATTCAGATGTGTACATTACCCCCCAATTTCATCATGCTTTAGCTGTTGCAGAAGCAGGAGCAGATATAATTGCCATAGACGCAACCCAAAGAAAGCGCCCGGGAGGGGAAAAACTAGTTGATATCGTTAGGGGAATTCATCAACAAATAGGTAAACCAGTGATGGCTGACGTAGACACCTTTAAATCTGCTAAATTAGCCATAGATAGCGGTGCGGACATAGTTGGTACAACCCTTTTTGGCTACACAGAAGAAACCAAAAACCTCATTCCTCCTGGGTGGGAACTTCTCAAACAGATAGTAGAAAACCTGAAAGTAGAACACCCAGAGATTCTTGTCATTTGTGAAGGTGGGATTTCCTCCCCGGAGGAAGCAAAAAAAGCATTAGATCTGGGTGCGGATGCGGTTGTAGTAGGCACAGCAATTACTGGAATTGACCTGTTAGTTAAAGCCTACATAAAAAGGATTTAA